In Chitinophaga sp. HK235, a single window of DNA contains:
- a CDS encoding hybrid sensor histidine kinase/response regulator, whose translation MPEFQLTQMSERPIQILMIDDDEDDFFLVTELLRDISPGQYTLEWAPTYQKGVEAIERRTHDIFLVDYRLGPHTGLDILHLFQEMQYRMPVIMLTGKGDYAIDQEAMRAGAYDYLVKGEITADLLERSIRYALDEYKHLRTIEESEKKYYGIFEKAHDLIVLADCDKNIIDANPAALKTMQYTKAEILKLHLRDLFISREQSEQFIENICNDGIAGTQEYEFKTRNSKKMVVLINAVMLDEAEQIFLCVIQDITEKKREEQEKQHQEKFVITGRIARVIAHEVRNPLTNILLAVSQFKEEDEVAASNESSLYTDIIERNCTRINQLITELLDSTRMIELHTAEHGINQLIDNALRLAQDRMQLHEMRLNKQLAAPDIRVNADDEKVVIAFLNIIINAIEAMAPGKGILTVTTRRNQDKAQVQISDNGIGIPGDKLSRLFDPFYTSKSKGTGLGLTSTQNILLNHKGTIHVDSEQGKGTTFTITLPAV comes from the coding sequence TTGCCCGAATTTCAACTTACCCAGATGAGCGAGCGTCCGATACAAATACTCATGATTGATGATGATGAAGATGATTTTTTCCTGGTGACGGAATTACTGCGCGATATATCACCCGGACAATACACGCTGGAATGGGCCCCTACCTATCAGAAAGGAGTGGAAGCCATTGAACGCAGGACCCACGATATCTTCCTGGTAGATTACCGGCTCGGCCCACACACCGGTTTGGACATCCTGCATCTTTTCCAGGAAATGCAATACCGCATGCCCGTGATCATGCTCACCGGCAAAGGCGATTATGCAATAGACCAGGAAGCCATGAGGGCCGGAGCATACGACTATCTCGTAAAAGGAGAAATCACCGCCGACCTGCTGGAGCGCTCCATCCGCTACGCACTCGATGAATACAAACATCTGCGTACCATCGAAGAGAGTGAAAAAAAATATTATGGCATCTTCGAAAAAGCACATGATCTCATCGTTCTGGCAGACTGTGATAAAAACATCATCGATGCCAACCCTGCAGCGCTGAAAACCATGCAGTACACCAAAGCGGAAATACTGAAACTGCATCTGCGGGACCTTTTCATTTCCCGCGAACAAAGCGAACAATTCATCGAAAACATCTGCAACGACGGCATAGCCGGCACACAGGAATATGAGTTTAAAACACGGAACAGCAAAAAAATGGTGGTGCTTATCAATGCCGTGATGCTGGACGAAGCAGAACAGATCTTCCTTTGTGTAATACAGGATATCACAGAGAAAAAAAGAGAAGAACAGGAAAAACAACACCAGGAAAAATTTGTTATCACCGGTCGTATTGCCCGGGTAATTGCACATGAGGTCCGTAATCCGCTGACCAACATCCTCCTAGCAGTGAGCCAGTTCAAAGAGGAAGATGAAGTGGCCGCCAGTAATGAGTCTTCGCTCTACACCGATATTATCGAACGTAACTGCACCCGCATCAACCAGTTGATCACTGAGCTGCTGGACAGTACCCGCATGATAGAACTGCACACCGCAGAACATGGCATCAATCAGCTGATAGATAATGCACTCAGGCTGGCCCAGGACCGGATGCAGCTGCATGAAATGCGGCTCAACAAACAGCTGGCCGCTCCGGATATCCGGGTGAATGCAGATGATGAAAAAGTAGTGATCGCATTTCTTAACATCATTATTAACGCCATTGAAGCAATGGCGCCTGGCAAAGGTATTCTCACCGTTACCACCCGGCGTAACCAGGACAAAGCCCAGGTGCAGATTTCAGACAATGGCATCGGCATCCCCGGAGATAAATTATCACGCCTGTTTGACCCCTTTTATACCAGCAAATCCAAAGGCACCGGCCTTGGCCTTACCAGCACTCAAAACATTCTTTTAAATCATAAAGGAACCATACATGTAGACAGCGAGCAGGGTAAGGGCACAACCTTCACCATCACACTACCGGCGGTGTAA
- a CDS encoding low affinity iron permease family protein, producing the protein MKPLTKGKSGKRFFETMASTVIAATGSAWAFFVALSVIILWGLTGALFHYSDTWQLVINTGTTIITFLMVFIIQKSQNKDSKSIQLKLNELIAAHQQASNRLIDVEDLSEEELDILHRYYLAMAEETKKRISMNESHSIEEAIEGALSKHEEHLRKRKLRLGDKGQA; encoded by the coding sequence ATGAAGCCTCTTACTAAGGGAAAATCCGGGAAGAGATTTTTTGAAACGATGGCATCTACGGTAATTGCCGCTACTGGCAGCGCCTGGGCCTTTTTTGTAGCACTCAGTGTAATTATCCTCTGGGGATTAACAGGTGCCTTGTTTCATTACTCAGACACCTGGCAGCTCGTGATCAATACCGGAACCACCATCATTACTTTTCTGATGGTATTTATCATTCAGAAATCCCAGAATAAAGACTCCAAATCCATACAGCTGAAATTGAATGAACTCATTGCTGCCCATCAACAGGCCAGCAACCGGCTGATCGACGTAGAAGATTTATCTGAAGAGGAACTGGACATCCTGCACAGATATTACCTGGCGATGGCAGAGGAAACTAAAAAACGGATTTCCATGAATGAATCACACTCTATAGAAGAGGCTATTGAAGGGGCGCTGAGCAAACATGAAGAGCATCTCCGGAAGCGTAAACTACGTTTGGGGGATAAGGGGCAGGCCTGA